The DNA window CGTACATCGTGTTGTAGAGGATCGGCCACAGCGAGGCGTAGACCACCAGCGAGATCCGCAGTTGCAGTCCGGTGCCGATGACCAGGGCCACCAGCGGGATCAGCGCGACGGACGGGATCGGCCGCAGGAACTCCACGACCGAGCGGGTGGCGGCGTCCACGACGGGGACGCTGCCGAGCAGCAGCCCGAGCGGCACCGCGGCGACCGCCGCGAGCCCGAGCCCGACGGCCCAGGCGAGCAGGCTGGTCAGGGCGTGCGCGCGGAAGGCGGGATCGAGCGCGAGCGCCCCCATCCGCGCGGCGATCTCCGTCGCGGGCGGCAGGAACTCGCGGTCGGCCAGGCCGGTGCGGCTGACCAGCTCGATCAGGGCGGCGAAGGCGAGGGCCCCGGCCGCCCGCCGGGACCACCTGACGGTGGCGCCGGTCGGGCGGCCGGGGGCCAGGGCGGTGGCGGTCACGCTCACCCGGACGTGGTCGGCGACATGAGCGACTTGACCTCGATCGCCTTGGTCAGCCAGCGGGCCTCCAGCATCCAGTCGGCCACCCGTTGCAGGCGCACCGGGTTGTCGCTGCTGGAGAAGTAGGGGAAGGTGACGGTGGCCGCGGTGGCCGCGTCGATCTGGGTGAAGGTCGGCAGCACCTTGGAGACGACCTCGCGGTTGTTCTCCATGAGCTTGGCCGCGTTGTGGATGGCCCGTTGGAAGGCCGCCGCGACGCGCGGGTTCTTGTCGTACCACTCCTGGGTGCTGACGTAGCCCGAGATGGGGAACTCGGCCGCGGGGCCGGAGGCCGGGTCGAGGATCTTGCGGGCGCCCATGGTGGAGGTGGCCGCGGTGACCATCGGCTCGCCGAGGTAGGCGGCGTCGATCTGGCCGCCCTTCCAGGAGGGCATGATGTTCTGGAACGTCACCTGGACGTACTTGATGGAGGCCGGGTCCACGTTGTTGGCCTTCAGCACCTGCGTGAGGGCCAGCTCCTGGAAGTTGTGCAGGACGTTGACGTTGATCGTCTTGCCTTCGAGGTCCTTGGGCGTCTTGATGGGCGAGGTGGGCAGCACCATGATGCTGAGCGAGTCGGGGGCCGCGCGCGAGCCCTCGGCCAGGATGCGCAGCTTGAGCGTGCCCTTGTCCTGGGCCTGGAACATCGACACGTAGTTGCCGAACATCGCGTCGATCTCGCCGTTGAGCATCATGGGGATGGCCTCGGGCGCGGCCTGGACCACCTGCGGGGTGACCTCAAGCCCTTCCTTCTCGAAGAGCCCCTGGTCGATGGCGACGTAGAGGGCGGCGCTGTCGATGGCCGGCAGGGTGGCGACCTTGATCTTGGTCTTCTCCAGGCCGCCGGAGGCGGCGGCCGGTGGTGCGCTGGCGGTCGTGCCGCCGCCTGAGCTGCAGGCGGCGGCGAGGGTCAAAGCGAATCCGATGATGGCGGCCCTGGCGGGACGGCCAAGCCTCATGTCAGGGACTCCCTTCAGATGGAGCCAGGGGGGACCGGGCGGCTTTCTGCTGCCGGCGGCTCTTGCGCCTGACGCGCAACAGGGCTCGACCGTAGCACCAAATTAGTGGTCATTATCGAGAAGATAACACTTGTGGTTGCAATGTCTGCTTGCCGCTATATCGTGAAATTTTGACGACCGGTAAGTAACTGGAGGTTTGTCCAGTTTGGGAATGGAGGTGTGAACGAGACCTAGGTTACTGGCGGGGCGGTTCTGGTGAAACCTTCCGCGGGTGAGGAAGAGGCCCGCGGGGCGATCTCCTGCACCTTGTTTCCGCAGATGGGCGGCGGTTTACCGATTCTGGCGTATTTTTCGGACACTCTGGGACAAACTTCTCGATCGAGCACGATCGGTGGTTGGCCACCTTCGGGCCATGTGCTCAAATGACGCTTATCTCGACGTACAAAATGCCCCAACGTGGATTTACCTGCAGGGTCACCGAGAATTCCCCTCCCGGGGCGAGAGGTTGCGAAGGCAAGTGAGAACGCAGAGCGCTGAAGCTTCCGCCGACCGCGAGCCGCACGCGCAGCAGAAGCAGCACCAGAAGCAACGGCCGGCCAAACCCACCTCGCGCAGGTTCGGACTGGGCAACTGGCACGTGCGGTCGCGCCTCATCGCGCTGATCGTCGTACCCACGGCCGTGGCCGTGGGGCTCGGCGGGCTCAGCGTGATCACCTCGCTCAACGACGCCGACACCTACCAGACCCTCCGGCAGGTCGCCGAGTTCAGCGAGCAGCTCGGGGCCGTCACCCACGAGCTCGCCTTCGAACGCGACGAGACCGCGCTGTTCATCGCCCAGGGCCGGCCGGGCAGCCGCGAGGCGCAGCTCCAGACCACCTTCAGCGGCGTGGACGCGCTCATCGACGAGGTCAAGGAGCGGGGACAGGCGATCAACGACACGCACGGCGACTCCGTGCGGCCGGTGCTGCGCCGGCTGGAGGAGATCCCGACGCTGCGCGCCACCGCCGTCAAGGGCAAGATCCAGCCGCTGCCGATGATCGACAAGTACTCCCAGATCATCTCCGCGCTGCTGCAGTTCCACGACCAGGTCGGCCAGGTCGCGGTGGACGACCAGGTCAACCACAGCGCGAGCTCCATGGCCGCCATCGCGCGGGCCAAGGAACAGGCGTCCAAGCAGCGCGGCATCCTCGCCAGCGCCCTGGACAAGAAGTCCTTCGACAGCGGCGAGCTGGACGCGCTGACCGACGCCAAGGCGCGCGAGGAGAGCGAGGAGACCCTCTTCGCCACGCTGGCCAACCTCGACCAGCTCGAGCTCTACCGCAACATGGTGGTCGGCCGCGACGTGGACCAGACCGACCTGTTCCGGCTGCGCGCCATGGCGCAGGCGTCGGAGGGCAAGCCGCTGAGCATCGGCGCCTCGCCCAGCAGGGACGTCACCACGTGGTTCGACGTCAGCACCGGCAAGATCGACGCCCTGCGGAGCGTGGAGAAGGACCTCGCCTCCTCGGTGATCCTGCGCGCCCGCGGCCTGGAGGAGGGCGCCAACCGCGCGGCGATGATCTCCGGCGGCCTCATCCTGCTCCTGCTGCTCGTCGTGGTGGCGATCATCTCGCTCATCGCCCGCTCGCTCATCCGGCCGCTGCGCCGGCTGCGCCGCGAGGCGCTCGACATCGCCGGGCAGCGCCTGCCGGAGACGGTCAAGGCCCTGCGCGAGAGCACCGACGGCAGCCCGGGCCCGGTCGCCCCGATCAGCGTCGACACGCACGACGAGATCGGTGAGGTGGCGCGGGCCTTCGACGAGGTCCACCGCGAGGCGGTCCGGCTGGCCGGCGAGGAGGCCCGGCTGCGCAGCAACGTCAACGCGATGTTCGTGAACCTGTCGCGCCGCAGCCAGACGCTGGTGGAGCGGCAGATCACTTTGATCGACGGCCTGGAGCAGGGCGAGCAGGACGAGCAGCGGCTCGGCAACCTGTTCAAGCTGGACCACCTGGCCACGCGCATGCGGCGCAACAGCGAGAACCTGCTGGTGCTCGCCGGGCAGGAGCCGCCCCGCCGCTGGAGCCAGCCGGTCAAGC is part of the Nonomuraea coxensis DSM 45129 genome and encodes:
- a CDS encoding ABC transporter permease → MSVTATALAPGRPTGATVRWSRRAAGALAFAALIELVSRTGLADREFLPPATEIAARMGALALDPAFRAHALTSLLAWAVGLGLAAVAAVPLGLLLGSVPVVDAATRSVVEFLRPIPSVALIPLVALVIGTGLQLRISLVVYASLWPILYNTMYGLRGVDPLAKESLRSYGFGPLSVLLRVSLPSSAPFITTGVRLATGIALILTVSTEIVAGRGEGMGVFIYFAGIAVPARMTDILAGVCWVGLFGVAVNALLVAFERRAFRWHHARLGEQP
- a CDS encoding ABC transporter substrate-binding protein; the protein is MRLGRPARAAIIGFALTLAAACSSGGGTTASAPPAAASGGLEKTKIKVATLPAIDSAALYVAIDQGLFEKEGLEVTPQVVQAAPEAIPMMLNGEIDAMFGNYVSMFQAQDKGTLKLRILAEGSRAAPDSLSIMVLPTSPIKTPKDLEGKTINVNVLHNFQELALTQVLKANNVDPASIKYVQVTFQNIMPSWKGGQIDAAYLGEPMVTAATSTMGARKILDPASGPAAEFPISGYVSTQEWYDKNPRVAAAFQRAIHNAAKLMENNREVVSKVLPTFTQIDAATAATVTFPYFSSSDNPVRLQRVADWMLEARWLTKAIEVKSLMSPTTSG
- a CDS encoding nitrate- and nitrite sensing domain-containing protein: MRTQSAEASADREPHAQQKQHQKQRPAKPTSRRFGLGNWHVRSRLIALIVVPTAVAVGLGGLSVITSLNDADTYQTLRQVAEFSEQLGAVTHELAFERDETALFIAQGRPGSREAQLQTTFSGVDALIDEVKERGQAINDTHGDSVRPVLRRLEEIPTLRATAVKGKIQPLPMIDKYSQIISALLQFHDQVGQVAVDDQVNHSASSMAAIARAKEQASKQRGILASALDKKSFDSGELDALTDAKAREESEETLFATLANLDQLELYRNMVVGRDVDQTDLFRLRAMAQASEGKPLSIGASPSRDVTTWFDVSTGKIDALRSVEKDLASSVILRARGLEEGANRAAMISGGLILLLLLVVVAIISLIARSLIRPLRRLRREALDIAGQRLPETVKALRESTDGSPGPVAPISVDTHDEIGEVARAFDEVHREAVRLAGEEARLRSNVNAMFVNLSRRSQTLVERQITLIDGLEQGEQDEQRLGNLFKLDHLATRMRRNSENLLVLAGQEPPRRWSQPVKLVDVARASLSEVENYERVVLQVPDGVSVAGQAVNDVIHLLAELVENALSFSPRETRVTVSGSRIDGGGVMLSITDSGIGMTQDELVQANDRLTDAPSVDVSVSRRMGLFVVARLAHRHGIRVQLRPHASGGLTAMVLIPENMLGSQAPAHAAGMPSFSGNQPPSYNPPPAFDQPSFNQPPSGHPSFGQPYAQPPSFAGDPPMAAFSGGGGGDEPYSGPHPAPPAIDWPQPPAQLGPGHPSFPSGPEGNGWPNPPGWQPDAASWSAPEPRGFDASDVWSPPRTSAWNGGSLPRRPTPPQPPPGGWSGDTMPPQRPGFEFTDDSGDTGPIPAVPPAAGGDDYLPIFAAVESAWFGRDKTWTSSKADEGWNAAEAVVEPVRDGSTASGLPKRVPKANLVPGSAGTTAAPKGVTPMPSVSPDRVRNRLSSFQQGFRAARDDISEGKAFSAGSRNDEREEGA